The following proteins are co-located in the Aquarana catesbeiana isolate 2022-GZ linkage group LG02, ASM4218655v1, whole genome shotgun sequence genome:
- the SLITRK5 gene encoding SLIT and NTRK-like protein 5 isoform X1: MHLSALPRWLGPGDLSLRAKMYHCCSAVTFDQDLNKKMQMWILQTIAFALTSLVLSWAETIESYGEVCDNCPCEERDGILSVNCENRGIISLSEITPPRFAIYHLFLFGNLLNRLYLNEFVNYSGASILHLGNNDIQEIDTGSFNGLQALKRLHLNNNKLELLKNDTFLGLESLEYLQVDYNYIISIEANTFSRLHTLQVLILNDNLLSSLPNNLFRFVPLTHLDLRGNRLKVLPFVGLLEHMDKVVELQLEENPWNCSCELIALKDWLYSISYSALVGDVVCETPFRLYGRDLDEISKQELCPRKLIPTYEMRPPIPRSTNEYFHTTPASVNSGATISSSVYKNPSKPKSTRQPARPRVRATSHHPPKENGYIAYQTKSPVPLECPTNCTCNLQISNLGLNVNCQERKIQSISDLHPKPYNPKKMYLTGNAITLVRRSDFLDSTGLDLLHLGNNRISVIQDRAFGDLTNLRRLYLNGNSIEKLSPGLFYGLHSLQYLFLQYNVIKVIEPGTFDAVPNLHLLFLNNNLLKYLPSNIFSGLNLSRLNLRSNHFSHLMVSGVLDQLKSLVQIDLHENPWDCTCDVVGMKLWLEQLSVGVLVDDVICKTPKKLSMKEMRAIKADQLCPDYSDIVVATSTPSEEQPPESTTTFIYPIKVDNKLPSSVPLSVLILSLLLVFIMSVFVAAGLFVLVMKRRKKNQNEPASTNNSDVSSFNMQYSVYSNRPLPKVKTPAGHVYEYIPHPLGHMCKNPIYRSREGNSVEDYKDLHELKVTYRNHLEEERESNIRSPSYSVSTIEPRVELSPVQDTDRVYRGILEPDKGPTPGTNIEYKYSNPPPFTYTPKYEAKRQFLHPDRLREAVLYSTPSTVYVEPNRNEYLELKAKLNVEPDYLEVLEKQTTFSQF, from the exons ATGCATTTGTCTGCCTTGCCGCGATGGTTGGGCCCCGGAGACTTAAGTCTGA GAGCTAAGATGTACCATTGCTGCTCTGCAGTCACGTTCGACCAGGACTTGAACAAGAAAATGCAGATGTGGATCCTCCAGACGATTGCATTTGCTTTGACATCCTTGGTTCTCTCTTGGGCAGAAACGATCGAATCCTATGGAGAGGTGTGTGACAATTGCCCTTGTGAGGAGCGAGATGGTATATTGTCGGTGAATTGTGAAAACAGGGGGATCATTAGCCTGTCGGAGATCACTCCTCCACGTTTTGCTATCTACCATCTCTTCTTATTTGGGAATCTGTTGAATCGGCTGTACCTGAACGAGTTTGTCAATTACAGCGGGGCTTCTATATTACACCTGGGGAATAACGACATCCAGGAGATCGACACGGGTTCCTTTAACGGGCTGCAGGCTCTAAAGAGGCTGCATCTCAACAACAACAAGCTGGAGCTGCTGAAGAATGACACCTTCCTGGGGCTAGAGAGCCTGGAGTATCTCCAGGTCGATTATAATTATATCATCTCAATCGAAGCCAACACCTTCAGCAGGCTTCACACTCTCCAGGTCTTAATTCTCAATGACAACCTCCTGTCCAGCTTGCCCAACAACCTCTTTAGGTTTGTCCCACTGACCCACTTAGACCTAAGAGGCAACAGGCTGAAGGTGCTTCCCTTTGTGGGCTTATTGGAACACATGGATAAAGTGGTGGAGCTACAACTAGAGGAGAACCCATGGAACTGCTCGTGTGAGTTAATTGCCCTGAAGGATTGGCTCTATAGCATCTCTTACTCTGCCCTAGTCGGTGACGTGGTTTGTGAAACACCTTTTAGACTATATGGCAGAGATCTGGATGAGATATCCAAGCAGGAGCTATGCCCTAGGAAACTCATCCCCACTTATGAAATGAGGCCCCCCATCCCTAGAAGTACCAACGAGTACTTCCACACCACCCCTGCGTCTGTCAATTCGGGGGCCACCATCTCCTCTTCTGTTTACAAAAACCCCAGCAAACCCAAAAGCACACGGCAGCCTGCCCGACCCAGAGTGCGGGCCACTTCCCACCACCCACCCAAAGAGAATGGTTACATCGCTTATCAGACCAAATCCCCCGTGCCTTTGGAGTGTCCTACAAACTGCACCTGCAACCTGCAGATCTCCAACCTGGGACTAAACGTCAACTGTCAGGAGAGAAAGATCCAGAGCATCTCCGATCTACACCCCAAACCTTACAACCCCAAGAAGATGTACCTGACAGGCAACGCCATTACTCTGGTCCGCAGATCCGACTTTCTCGACTCCACCGGCTTGGACCTCCTGCACCTTGGGAATAACCGGATCTCAGTCATCCAGGACCGAGCCTTTGGGGATCTGACCAATTTACGGCGGCTCTACCTAAATGGCAATTCTATAGAGAAGCTGAGCCCGGGCTTATTTTATGGTCTTCACAGCCTCCAGTACCTGTTTCTCCAGTATAACGTTATTAAGGTCATAGAACCTGGGACTTTTGACGCTGTTCCCAACCTGCATCTTTTATTCCTCAATAACAACCTCCTGAAATATTTGCCTAGCAACATCTTCTCTGGATTGAATTTGTCCAGGCTGAACCTCCGATCTAATCATTTCTCTCATCTGATGGTGAGTGGGGTGCTAGACCAGCTCAAGTCCCTGGTGCAGATCGATCTCCATGAGAACCCCTGGGATTGTACCTGCGATGTGGTGGGCATGAAACTGTGGCTGGAGCAGCTCAGCGTCGGGGTACTGGTGGACGATGTCATCTGCAAGACCCCTAAGAAACTCTCAATGAAGGAAATGCGAGCGATTAAAGCCGATCAGCTTTGCCCTGATTACTCTGATATCGTTGTTGCCACTTCTACACCTTCCGAGGAGCAGCCCCCAGAGAGCACCACCACATTTATTTATCCCATTAAAGTGGACAACAAATTGCCCAGCTCGGTGCCCTTGTCTGTGctgatcctgagcctgctcttGGTTTTTATTATGTCTGTCTTTGTGGCTGCCGGGCTCTTTGTCCTTGtcatgaagagaaggaaaaagaatcAGAACGAGCCAGCCAGCACCAATAACTCAGACGTCAGCTCGTTCAACATGCAGTACAGTGTGTACAGCAATAGACCTCTACCCAAAGTCAAGACCCCAGCCGGCCATGTCTATGAGTACATCCCCCACCCACTGGGTCACATGTGTAAAAACCCCATCTATAGATCCAGGGAGGGCAACTCTGTGGAGGATTACAAAGATCTCCATGAACTGAAAGTCACCTACAGGAACCACCTGGAAGAAGAAAGAGAAAGCAACATCAGGAGCCCGAGTTACAGTGTCAGCACCATTGAGCCTAGGGTTGAGCTTTCTCCTGTGCAGGATACAGATCGTGTCTACAGAGGGATCCTTGAACCCGACAAAGGACCTACCCCCGGGACTAACATTGAATACAAGTATAGCAACCCCCCACCGTTCACCTATACCCCAAAATATGAAGCAAAACGTCAGTTTCTGCATCCAGACAGATTAAGAGAAGCTGTGCTCTACAGCACTCCAAGTACTGTGTATGTGGAACCTAATAGGAACGAGTATTTGGAATTAAAAGCTAAACTCAATGTTGAGCCGGACTACCTCGAAGTGCTGGAAAAACAGACAACATTTAGCCAGTTCTAG
- the SLITRK5 gene encoding SLIT and NTRK-like protein 5 isoform X2: MYHCCSAVTFDQDLNKKMQMWILQTIAFALTSLVLSWAETIESYGEVCDNCPCEERDGILSVNCENRGIISLSEITPPRFAIYHLFLFGNLLNRLYLNEFVNYSGASILHLGNNDIQEIDTGSFNGLQALKRLHLNNNKLELLKNDTFLGLESLEYLQVDYNYIISIEANTFSRLHTLQVLILNDNLLSSLPNNLFRFVPLTHLDLRGNRLKVLPFVGLLEHMDKVVELQLEENPWNCSCELIALKDWLYSISYSALVGDVVCETPFRLYGRDLDEISKQELCPRKLIPTYEMRPPIPRSTNEYFHTTPASVNSGATISSSVYKNPSKPKSTRQPARPRVRATSHHPPKENGYIAYQTKSPVPLECPTNCTCNLQISNLGLNVNCQERKIQSISDLHPKPYNPKKMYLTGNAITLVRRSDFLDSTGLDLLHLGNNRISVIQDRAFGDLTNLRRLYLNGNSIEKLSPGLFYGLHSLQYLFLQYNVIKVIEPGTFDAVPNLHLLFLNNNLLKYLPSNIFSGLNLSRLNLRSNHFSHLMVSGVLDQLKSLVQIDLHENPWDCTCDVVGMKLWLEQLSVGVLVDDVICKTPKKLSMKEMRAIKADQLCPDYSDIVVATSTPSEEQPPESTTTFIYPIKVDNKLPSSVPLSVLILSLLLVFIMSVFVAAGLFVLVMKRRKKNQNEPASTNNSDVSSFNMQYSVYSNRPLPKVKTPAGHVYEYIPHPLGHMCKNPIYRSREGNSVEDYKDLHELKVTYRNHLEEERESNIRSPSYSVSTIEPRVELSPVQDTDRVYRGILEPDKGPTPGTNIEYKYSNPPPFTYTPKYEAKRQFLHPDRLREAVLYSTPSTVYVEPNRNEYLELKAKLNVEPDYLEVLEKQTTFSQF, translated from the coding sequence ATGTACCATTGCTGCTCTGCAGTCACGTTCGACCAGGACTTGAACAAGAAAATGCAGATGTGGATCCTCCAGACGATTGCATTTGCTTTGACATCCTTGGTTCTCTCTTGGGCAGAAACGATCGAATCCTATGGAGAGGTGTGTGACAATTGCCCTTGTGAGGAGCGAGATGGTATATTGTCGGTGAATTGTGAAAACAGGGGGATCATTAGCCTGTCGGAGATCACTCCTCCACGTTTTGCTATCTACCATCTCTTCTTATTTGGGAATCTGTTGAATCGGCTGTACCTGAACGAGTTTGTCAATTACAGCGGGGCTTCTATATTACACCTGGGGAATAACGACATCCAGGAGATCGACACGGGTTCCTTTAACGGGCTGCAGGCTCTAAAGAGGCTGCATCTCAACAACAACAAGCTGGAGCTGCTGAAGAATGACACCTTCCTGGGGCTAGAGAGCCTGGAGTATCTCCAGGTCGATTATAATTATATCATCTCAATCGAAGCCAACACCTTCAGCAGGCTTCACACTCTCCAGGTCTTAATTCTCAATGACAACCTCCTGTCCAGCTTGCCCAACAACCTCTTTAGGTTTGTCCCACTGACCCACTTAGACCTAAGAGGCAACAGGCTGAAGGTGCTTCCCTTTGTGGGCTTATTGGAACACATGGATAAAGTGGTGGAGCTACAACTAGAGGAGAACCCATGGAACTGCTCGTGTGAGTTAATTGCCCTGAAGGATTGGCTCTATAGCATCTCTTACTCTGCCCTAGTCGGTGACGTGGTTTGTGAAACACCTTTTAGACTATATGGCAGAGATCTGGATGAGATATCCAAGCAGGAGCTATGCCCTAGGAAACTCATCCCCACTTATGAAATGAGGCCCCCCATCCCTAGAAGTACCAACGAGTACTTCCACACCACCCCTGCGTCTGTCAATTCGGGGGCCACCATCTCCTCTTCTGTTTACAAAAACCCCAGCAAACCCAAAAGCACACGGCAGCCTGCCCGACCCAGAGTGCGGGCCACTTCCCACCACCCACCCAAAGAGAATGGTTACATCGCTTATCAGACCAAATCCCCCGTGCCTTTGGAGTGTCCTACAAACTGCACCTGCAACCTGCAGATCTCCAACCTGGGACTAAACGTCAACTGTCAGGAGAGAAAGATCCAGAGCATCTCCGATCTACACCCCAAACCTTACAACCCCAAGAAGATGTACCTGACAGGCAACGCCATTACTCTGGTCCGCAGATCCGACTTTCTCGACTCCACCGGCTTGGACCTCCTGCACCTTGGGAATAACCGGATCTCAGTCATCCAGGACCGAGCCTTTGGGGATCTGACCAATTTACGGCGGCTCTACCTAAATGGCAATTCTATAGAGAAGCTGAGCCCGGGCTTATTTTATGGTCTTCACAGCCTCCAGTACCTGTTTCTCCAGTATAACGTTATTAAGGTCATAGAACCTGGGACTTTTGACGCTGTTCCCAACCTGCATCTTTTATTCCTCAATAACAACCTCCTGAAATATTTGCCTAGCAACATCTTCTCTGGATTGAATTTGTCCAGGCTGAACCTCCGATCTAATCATTTCTCTCATCTGATGGTGAGTGGGGTGCTAGACCAGCTCAAGTCCCTGGTGCAGATCGATCTCCATGAGAACCCCTGGGATTGTACCTGCGATGTGGTGGGCATGAAACTGTGGCTGGAGCAGCTCAGCGTCGGGGTACTGGTGGACGATGTCATCTGCAAGACCCCTAAGAAACTCTCAATGAAGGAAATGCGAGCGATTAAAGCCGATCAGCTTTGCCCTGATTACTCTGATATCGTTGTTGCCACTTCTACACCTTCCGAGGAGCAGCCCCCAGAGAGCACCACCACATTTATTTATCCCATTAAAGTGGACAACAAATTGCCCAGCTCGGTGCCCTTGTCTGTGctgatcctgagcctgctcttGGTTTTTATTATGTCTGTCTTTGTGGCTGCCGGGCTCTTTGTCCTTGtcatgaagagaaggaaaaagaatcAGAACGAGCCAGCCAGCACCAATAACTCAGACGTCAGCTCGTTCAACATGCAGTACAGTGTGTACAGCAATAGACCTCTACCCAAAGTCAAGACCCCAGCCGGCCATGTCTATGAGTACATCCCCCACCCACTGGGTCACATGTGTAAAAACCCCATCTATAGATCCAGGGAGGGCAACTCTGTGGAGGATTACAAAGATCTCCATGAACTGAAAGTCACCTACAGGAACCACCTGGAAGAAGAAAGAGAAAGCAACATCAGGAGCCCGAGTTACAGTGTCAGCACCATTGAGCCTAGGGTTGAGCTTTCTCCTGTGCAGGATACAGATCGTGTCTACAGAGGGATCCTTGAACCCGACAAAGGACCTACCCCCGGGACTAACATTGAATACAAGTATAGCAACCCCCCACCGTTCACCTATACCCCAAAATATGAAGCAAAACGTCAGTTTCTGCATCCAGACAGATTAAGAGAAGCTGTGCTCTACAGCACTCCAAGTACTGTGTATGTGGAACCTAATAGGAACGAGTATTTGGAATTAAAAGCTAAACTCAATGTTGAGCCGGACTACCTCGAAGTGCTGGAAAAACAGACAACATTTAGCCAGTTCTAG